In Aliiglaciecola sp. LCG003, a genomic segment contains:
- the ansA gene encoding asparaginase, whose product MQKNIYVAYTGGTIGMRPSSQGYVPVAGFLSQTLANMPEFHRKEMPSFTIHEYDSLIDSSDMSPNDWQQIADDIKRNYAQYDGFIILHGTDTMAYTASALSFMLEDLTKPVIVTGSQIPLAELRSDGQVNMLNALYIAANYPIPEVSLYFNNRLFRGNRSRKVDADGFDAFGSPNFPDLLRAGINIELIAGKVRSATSNTLTVSNVTSQPIGVITLYPGISAEVLRNTLQQPVKALILLSYGVGNAPQNPALLEQLRLAQQNDIVVLNCTQCFSGKVNMTGYANGHVLREVGVVSGNDMTPEAALAKLHYLLSKELPIEQIKTQLLANLRGELTEG is encoded by the coding sequence ATGCAAAAGAACATCTATGTTGCCTATACGGGTGGCACTATTGGTATGCGTCCATCGTCACAAGGATACGTGCCTGTTGCTGGCTTTTTATCGCAAACCTTGGCCAATATGCCAGAATTTCATCGAAAAGAAATGCCCTCTTTCACTATCCACGAATATGACAGTTTAATTGATTCATCGGATATGAGCCCAAATGACTGGCAACAAATTGCTGATGATATTAAACGAAACTATGCCCAATATGATGGTTTTATCATCCTGCATGGCACTGACACCATGGCTTACACCGCATCGGCCCTGTCATTTATGTTGGAAGATTTAACTAAGCCGGTGATTGTAACCGGATCACAAATTCCGCTGGCAGAGCTTCGCTCTGATGGCCAGGTGAATATGCTCAATGCATTGTATATTGCAGCAAACTATCCTATTCCTGAGGTTTCCTTGTATTTCAATAATCGCTTATTTCGTGGAAACCGTAGCCGCAAGGTTGACGCTGATGGTTTTGATGCATTTGGCTCACCAAACTTTCCTGATTTACTTCGTGCAGGTATTAATATTGAACTGATTGCAGGTAAGGTTAGAAGCGCCACAAGTAATACTCTTACAGTCAGTAACGTAACTTCTCAACCTATTGGTGTGATCACTCTATATCCGGGAATTAGTGCTGAAGTGCTACGAAACACACTGCAACAGCCGGTAAAAGCGTTGATATTGCTCAGCTATGGAGTTGGTAATGCGCCGCAAAACCCTGCCTTACTTGAGCAACTAAGATTAGCCCAACAGAACGACATTGTCGTACTTAACTGTACCCAGTGTTTTAGTGGCAAGGTAAATATGACAGGCTACGCCAACGGTCATGTTTTACGCGAAGTAGGCGTGGTATCGGGTAACGATATGACCCCAGAAGCAGCCTTGGCCAAATTGCACTACTTACTCAGCAAAGAGTTACCCATTGAACAAATCAAAACACAACTACTGGCTAATCTTCGTGGGGAATTGACGGAGGGGTGA
- a CDS encoding M24 family metallopeptidase: MFHNLLAIFILSLGSAALTHATQQPDPKDSQEAVDAAQQYPILSMRERAAMIDTMLADRLDNVLPDLMAREGIDMWVLVSREYNEDPVLKTMLPATWLSARRRTILVLFNPGEGKPVERLAVARYNVDSLFAKTWDKEKQPDQWQALLALIKQKNPSKIGINISKHYGLADGLNATEYQEFTAALDKFSAEKIVSGEKLAIGWLETRSKLEMQLYPQLTAIGHDLIKRAFSNEVITPGITTTEDVVWWLREQTRELKLSTWFHPSVSLQRARQYDSEKWDPAKELSQGQVIQPGDLLHVDFGLVYLRLHSDQQQHAYVLKSDEVEAPLFLQKALAIGNRLQDIFTANFAQGRTGNEVLKLSRQQAIAENIKPTIYTHPIGFHGHAAGTTLGMWDSQDGVPVQGDYPLHYNTAYSIELNAAVFVEEWHKEIRIMLEEQAYFDQQGVQYIDGRQRQLHLISSQ, encoded by the coding sequence ATGTTTCACAATTTATTGGCTATATTTATACTTAGCTTGGGCAGTGCAGCTCTAACCCATGCAACCCAACAACCAGATCCTAAAGACAGTCAAGAAGCCGTTGACGCAGCTCAGCAGTATCCTATTTTATCAATGCGTGAGCGGGCCGCTATGATTGATACTATGCTTGCGGATCGATTAGATAACGTGTTACCTGATTTAATGGCTAGGGAAGGGATTGACATGTGGGTGTTAGTATCTCGCGAATATAATGAAGATCCAGTGCTAAAAACCATGTTACCTGCAACCTGGTTGTCTGCACGGCGGCGCACGATTTTAGTATTATTTAATCCCGGAGAGGGTAAACCGGTCGAGCGGTTAGCAGTGGCTCGCTACAATGTCGATAGTCTTTTTGCCAAAACGTGGGATAAAGAAAAGCAACCTGATCAATGGCAAGCTTTACTGGCGTTAATTAAACAAAAGAATCCATCAAAAATTGGCATTAATATCTCCAAACATTATGGATTAGCCGACGGCTTGAACGCCACAGAATATCAAGAATTTACCGCCGCGCTGGATAAGTTCAGTGCTGAAAAAATTGTGTCTGGAGAAAAGTTAGCGATTGGGTGGTTAGAAACTCGTTCGAAGCTAGAAATGCAGTTATACCCCCAGCTCACTGCGATAGGGCATGATCTGATCAAACGAGCATTTTCAAACGAAGTTATTACGCCGGGAATAACCACCACCGAAGACGTGGTGTGGTGGTTGCGGGAACAAACCAGAGAATTAAAGCTATCCACCTGGTTCCATCCAAGTGTTTCGCTGCAAAGAGCCCGTCAATATGACAGTGAAAAGTGGGATCCTGCAAAAGAGTTGAGTCAAGGCCAGGTGATCCAGCCCGGAGACCTGTTGCATGTGGATTTTGGATTGGTCTATTTGCGTTTGCATTCTGATCAACAGCAACATGCCTATGTACTAAAATCTGATGAAGTAGAAGCGCCGCTTTTTTTGCAAAAAGCGCTAGCGATTGGCAATCGTTTGCAGGATATTTTTACTGCAAATTTTGCACAAGGTCGCACGGGGAACGAAGTGTTGAAATTATCTCGCCAGCAGGCCATCGCTGAAAATATCAAACCGACCATTTACACTCACCCCATTGGTTTTCATGGTCATGCCGCGGGCACCACTTTAGGGATGTGGGATTCACAAGACGGCGTACCTGTTCAAGGCGATTATCCGTTGCACTATAATACCGCCTATTCCATTGAGCTAAACGCGGCTGTCTTTGTTGAAGAGTGGCACAAGGAAATACGCATTATGTTGGAAGAACAAGCTTATTTTGACCAGCAAGGCGTGCAATATATTGATGGCAGGCAACGCCAGTTGCATTTAATTAGCAGTCAATAA
- a CDS encoding DUF885 domain-containing protein encodes MQNSVIFNKGKMTILALSVTLGLSACANNQAKIEQNSGLLTVSAAEAAQMSESQKLQLVTETYFTDSLKFSPVYATFVGVNDYNDQFERPINAKTLAEGLAFEKKYLAAIEKIDASQLTGQDLLSYEIFKRDREMGIKGTQFNAHLIPISQMGGVHSFFAILGSGSSAQPFNTEKDYRNFISRANGFKEYMDSVVVVMQEGINKGMVHPKPIAEKLVPQLGAHVVDDVTQSVFYAPLNSLDDNTNIDPAAKEALKKDYITMIETVIIPSYKKVYEFVKNEYVPNARSTVGLSDLPNGKSWYEYQIETNTTLPLTAEEIHQYGKSEVARILGEMRSVKETVGFEGDLPAFFEHLRTDDKFYFDSAEELIAGYTEVKDRINAKLPMLFEVFPKADYVVKAVEPFRAASAAGASYMAPAPDGSRPGIFYINTRDLKAQPKFGLETLSIHEAAPGHHFQIAIQQEVESLPSFRKFGGYTVFAEGWALYAESLGKELGLFTDPYMWYGRLSDEQLRAMRLVVDTGLHAFGWSREQAISYMMENSSMAESDIVAEVERYISMPGQALAYKTGQRHIRMLRNKATKALGDKFDVRKFHTQILIDGAVPMPILEAKIDRWIAVQKAS; translated from the coding sequence ATGCAAAATTCAGTGATATTTAACAAAGGTAAAATGACCATACTGGCATTGTCAGTCACCCTAGGCTTGTCTGCTTGTGCGAATAATCAGGCTAAAATTGAACAAAATTCTGGTTTGTTGACCGTCAGTGCTGCAGAAGCGGCGCAGATGAGTGAATCTCAAAAGCTGCAATTAGTCACTGAAACATACTTTACCGATTCCCTAAAGTTTAGCCCAGTCTACGCTACCTTCGTGGGTGTAAATGACTATAATGATCAATTCGAACGCCCAATCAATGCTAAGACACTGGCTGAAGGGTTAGCTTTCGAGAAGAAATATTTAGCCGCTATTGAAAAAATTGATGCCAGTCAGTTAACGGGTCAAGATTTGCTCAGCTACGAAATATTTAAACGTGATCGTGAAATGGGCATTAAAGGTACCCAATTTAACGCCCATCTGATTCCGATTAGTCAAATGGGCGGCGTGCATAGCTTCTTCGCCATTTTGGGCTCTGGCAGCAGCGCTCAACCTTTCAATACGGAAAAAGACTATCGTAACTTTATAAGCCGGGCTAACGGTTTTAAAGAGTATATGGATAGCGTGGTCGTTGTGATGCAAGAGGGGATTAATAAAGGCATGGTGCATCCTAAACCTATTGCTGAAAAGTTGGTTCCTCAACTTGGCGCGCATGTGGTTGATGATGTTACCCAAAGCGTGTTTTATGCACCACTTAATAGCCTTGATGACAATACCAATATCGATCCAGCAGCCAAAGAAGCGCTGAAAAAAGACTATATCACTATGATTGAGACAGTGATTATTCCGTCATACAAAAAAGTCTATGAGTTTGTTAAGAATGAATACGTGCCAAATGCACGCAGCACCGTTGGTTTGTCTGACTTACCCAATGGAAAGAGCTGGTATGAATATCAGATTGAAACAAATACTACCTTACCTTTAACTGCTGAAGAGATTCATCAGTATGGTAAAAGTGAAGTGGCTCGAATTTTAGGTGAGATGAGAAGTGTTAAAGAAACAGTAGGCTTTGAAGGTGATTTACCCGCATTTTTCGAGCATTTACGGACCGACGACAAATTTTATTTTGATAGCGCTGAGGAATTAATCGCTGGCTACACGGAAGTGAAAGATAGAATTAATGCCAAACTACCCATGCTGTTTGAGGTCTTTCCCAAAGCAGATTATGTGGTAAAAGCCGTAGAGCCTTTCCGCGCCGCATCTGCCGCGGGTGCAAGCTACATGGCACCTGCTCCGGATGGTTCTCGTCCAGGTATTTTTTATATTAATACTCGTGACTTAAAAGCTCAGCCTAAATTTGGTTTGGAAACCTTAAGTATCCACGAAGCAGCACCGGGTCACCATTTTCAAATTGCGATTCAGCAGGAAGTCGAATCCTTACCTAGCTTCCGTAAATTTGGTGGTTACACAGTCTTTGCGGAAGGTTGGGCCTTGTACGCTGAAAGTTTAGGTAAAGAACTGGGTCTCTTCACTGATCCCTATATGTGGTACGGCCGTCTAAGCGACGAGCAACTGCGCGCTATGCGTCTCGTGGTTGACACAGGTTTACATGCCTTTGGTTGGAGCCGCGAACAGGCTATTTCCTATATGATGGAAAACTCATCTATGGCTGAATCAGATATCGTTGCTGAGGTTGAGCGTTATATTTCAATGCCTGGGCAGGCTTTGGCGTATAAAACTGGTCAACGTCACATACGTATGTTGAGAAATAAGGCGACTAAAGCCTTGGGTGATAAGTTTGATGTGAGAAAATTCCACACTCAGATTTTGATCGACGGTGCCGTTCCTATGCCTATTTTGGAAGCCAAAATTGATCGCTGGATTGCCGTACAAAAAGCTTCATAA